In Sphingopyxis sp. 113P3, one DNA window encodes the following:
- a CDS encoding heavy metal-binding domain-containing protein has translation MFSTTTPTVEGRPVREYLGIVTGEVIVGANIFRDLFASITDIVGGRSGKYEDVLARARKEALSEMEAEAAKLGGNAVIGVDIDYEVLGQNGSMLMVSASGTAVVL, from the coding sequence ATGTTCAGCACCACGACACCCACCGTCGAGGGCCGTCCGGTCCGCGAATATCTGGGCATCGTCACCGGCGAGGTGATTGTCGGCGCGAACATCTTTCGCGACCTTTTTGCAAGCATCACCGATATCGTCGGCGGCCGTTCGGGCAAATATGAGGACGTTCTTGCCCGCGCGCGCAAGGAGGCCCTCAGCGAGATGGAGGCCGAGGCGGCGAAGCTCGGCGGCAACGCCGTGATCGGCGTCGACATCGACTATGAGGTTCTCGGCCAGAATGGGTCGATGCTGATGGTCTCGGCGAGCGGGACGGCGGTTGTCCTGTAG
- a CDS encoding arginyltransferase: protein MSAPFRFPRFFVTSPAPCPYLAGKTERKVFTELGGHNASELNDALGRIGFRRSQSVAYRPSCTDCAACVSVRVCAMDFTPSQSQKRNLRRNGDLVATACKPWATDEQYSLLHAYLQSRHPNGGMADMDEQDFADMVEQTPVDTYMIEYREPTPDGSRGRLVGCCLTDRQGDGLSMIYSFFDTAHPLREGLGTYVILDHVQRAAGAGLPYVYLGYWIEGSARMAYKARFRPLEKLGPDGWSRFEPVASDRTAAIFELA from the coding sequence GTGTCTGCGCCGTTTCGTTTTCCGCGCTTCTTCGTCACCAGCCCCGCGCCTTGTCCTTATCTGGCGGGCAAGACGGAGCGCAAGGTGTTCACCGAGCTCGGGGGGCATAATGCGAGCGAGCTCAACGATGCCCTTGGCCGCATCGGCTTTCGCCGCAGCCAGTCGGTCGCCTACCGACCGAGCTGCACCGACTGCGCAGCCTGCGTATCGGTGCGTGTTTGCGCAATGGATTTCACACCGAGCCAGTCGCAGAAGCGGAACCTGCGACGCAACGGCGATCTCGTCGCCACCGCCTGCAAGCCTTGGGCGACCGACGAGCAATATAGCCTTCTTCATGCCTATCTCCAGTCGCGCCACCCGAACGGCGGCATGGCCGACATGGACGAGCAGGATTTCGCCGATATGGTCGAGCAGACGCCTGTCGACACCTATATGATCGAATATCGCGAGCCGACGCCCGACGGCAGCCGCGGACGCCTCGTCGGCTGTTGCCTGACCGACCGCCAGGGCGACGGATTGTCGATGATCTACAGCTTCTTCGACACGGCGCACCCGCTGCGCGAGGGGCTTGGCACCTATGTCATTCTCGACCATGTGCAGCGGGCCGCGGGTGCGGGGCTGCCCTATGTCTATCTCGGCTACTGGATCGAGGGTTCGGCACGCATGGCCTACAAGGCGCGTTTCCGCCCCCTGGAGAAGCTCGGTCCCGACGGCTGGTCGCGCTTCGAACCGGTGGCTTCGGACCGGACCGCTGCGATTTTCGAACTCGCCTGA
- a CDS encoding DUF2312 domain-containing protein, with protein sequence MSEATTADEQLRLFIERIERLEEEKKGIADDIRDVYNEAKSQGYDPKIMRQIVRLRKMPVHDRKEMEAILDVYKSALGID encoded by the coding sequence ATGAGCGAAGCCACCACTGCCGACGAACAACTGCGCCTTTTCATCGAGCGCATCGAGCGGCTGGAAGAAGAGAAAAAGGGCATCGCCGACGATATCCGCGACGTCTATAACGAAGCCAAGTCGCAGGGTTATGATCCCAAGATCATGCGCCAGATCGTCCGTCTGCGGAAAATGCCGGTTCACGACCGCAAGGAGATGGAGGCGATCCTCGACGTGTACAAGTCGGCGCTCGGCATCGACTGA
- a CDS encoding FAD-dependent oxidoreductase — MSDPVRVAIIGSGPAGLSAAARAAQLGLSHVLLEKTDHLSDTIFKYQKGKHVMATPNRLDLRSDCRFDEGAREAILSIWDEDAAANKVNVLYHAEVVEVTGEKGAFQIKTAKGDVLAAETIVLAIGTQGNPNRLRCPGNDLPHIIYQVDDPEDFKDRHITVVGSGDAGIENALGVAEEALENRVTILNRSKDFARAKAKNVSDLMEAGENGAISIRTETQPKLVEEGWLTLETPTGDEKIQCDLIVARLGSVAPRAFVESMGIEFTGPDREAFPKLSPTFETTVPGIYVIGALAGYPLIKHCMNQGYDVVEFINGNTALTPADEKDLAAIFADLPERKSVSEWLEFLRTRVRIFAEVSPLQMREFMLDSKVAFYPKDEVVFEKDEPGSSLFAIAEGHALVEVAPGVTVPIEQGSIFGEVGLISGRKRGATIRAGEDSIFVEVSRTAALKLMGAVPGARRVIERISLERQLLQIFKGGLTAEDLAPVVDGAEVIRVPAGKAMLEEGDEGDDVFVIRSGSMVVEKNIGGKPIFLRYLPAGSYFGEMAVLSGAPRNATVKAAVGSEVIKLTGAGFKAMLAARPQVREATEKAVAERAAMNSFIESRKATYSSAVDLYSDTASFIMKEGLGEATDALLIDENLCVGCDNCEKACADSHEGLSRLDREAGKTFAHLHVPTSCRHCEHPHCMADCPPNVIHRGPDGEVFMEEGCIGCGNCMRNCPYGVIRMEAAPPPKPGLLSWLLLGRGPGPGEPSPKWTKANMPEGKKPKKIAVKCDMCKGLSGGPACVRACPTGAAIRVSPEEFLSIARLEEDAG, encoded by the coding sequence ATGAGCGACCCGGTCCGGGTAGCGATCATCGGGTCGGGTCCCGCCGGCCTCAGTGCGGCTGCGCGCGCCGCGCAGCTCGGTCTCAGCCATGTGCTGCTCGAAAAGACCGACCATCTTTCCGATACGATCTTCAAATATCAGAAGGGCAAGCACGTCATGGCGACGCCCAATCGCCTCGACCTGCGTTCCGACTGCCGTTTCGACGAAGGCGCGCGCGAGGCGATCCTTTCCATCTGGGACGAGGACGCCGCGGCGAACAAGGTGAATGTCCTCTATCACGCCGAGGTCGTCGAAGTGACGGGCGAGAAGGGGGCGTTCCAGATCAAGACGGCAAAGGGCGACGTGCTCGCCGCCGAAACGATCGTGCTGGCGATCGGCACGCAGGGCAATCCGAACCGTCTGCGCTGTCCGGGCAATGATCTGCCGCATATCATCTACCAGGTCGACGATCCGGAGGATTTCAAGGACCGGCATATCACGGTTGTCGGATCGGGCGACGCGGGCATTGAGAATGCGCTGGGGGTCGCCGAGGAAGCCCTTGAGAATCGCGTGACGATCCTCAACCGCTCGAAGGATTTTGCGCGCGCCAAGGCCAAGAATGTTTCCGATCTGATGGAAGCCGGCGAGAATGGCGCGATCAGCATCCGCACCGAAACCCAGCCCAAGCTGGTCGAGGAGGGCTGGTTGACGCTCGAAACCCCGACCGGCGACGAGAAGATCCAGTGCGACCTCATCGTCGCGCGCCTGGGGTCGGTCGCGCCGCGCGCCTTTGTCGAATCGATGGGGATCGAATTCACCGGCCCCGACCGCGAGGCCTTTCCCAAGCTATCGCCCACTTTCGAAACAACAGTTCCCGGCATCTATGTCATTGGCGCGCTCGCGGGCTATCCGTTGATCAAGCACTGCATGAACCAGGGCTATGACGTCGTCGAGTTCATCAATGGCAACACCGCCCTCACGCCGGCCGACGAAAAAGATCTGGCCGCAATCTTCGCCGACTTGCCCGAGCGGAAATCGGTCAGCGAGTGGCTCGAATTTCTGCGCACGCGGGTGCGCATCTTCGCCGAGGTCTCGCCGCTCCAGATGCGCGAGTTCATGCTCGATTCCAAAGTGGCCTTCTATCCCAAGGACGAGGTCGTATTTGAAAAGGACGAGCCGGGATCCTCGCTGTTCGCCATCGCCGAGGGTCACGCGCTCGTCGAGGTGGCCCCCGGGGTGACCGTGCCGATCGAACAGGGTTCGATTTTTGGCGAGGTGGGCCTGATTTCGGGGCGTAAGCGCGGTGCGACCATCCGCGCCGGTGAGGACAGCATTTTCGTCGAGGTATCGCGCACTGCTGCACTCAAGCTGATGGGCGCGGTGCCCGGGGCCAGGCGCGTGATCGAGCGCATCTCGCTAGAGCGCCAGCTTCTCCAGATCTTCAAGGGCGGTCTGACTGCCGAAGATCTGGCGCCCGTCGTCGACGGCGCCGAAGTGATCCGCGTCCCTGCGGGCAAGGCGATGCTGGAAGAGGGCGACGAGGGGGACGACGTCTTTGTCATCCGCTCAGGGTCGATGGTGGTCGAGAAAAATATCGGCGGCAAACCGATCTTCCTGCGCTACCTGCCCGCCGGCAGCTATTTCGGCGAGATGGCGGTGCTGAGCGGTGCACCCCGCAACGCGACGGTGAAAGCTGCAGTCGGCAGCGAGGTGATCAAGCTGACCGGTGCGGGCTTCAAGGCGATGCTGGCGGCGCGGCCGCAGGTGCGCGAGGCAACAGAGAAGGCCGTCGCCGAACGAGCCGCCATGAACAGCTTCATCGAATCGCGCAAGGCGACCTATTCGAGCGCGGTCGACCTTTACTCGGACACCGCGAGTTTCATCATGAAGGAGGGTCTCGGCGAGGCAACCGACGCGTTGCTGATCGACGAGAATCTCTGTGTCGGCTGCGACAATTGCGAAAAGGCCTGCGCTGACAGCCACGAAGGCTTGTCGCGGCTCGACCGCGAGGCGGGCAAGACCTTCGCCCACCTTCATGTGCCGACGAGTTGCCGCCACTGCGAACACCCGCACTGCATGGCCGACTGTCCTCCCAACGTTATCCACCGCGGCCCCGATGGCGAGGTGTTCATGGAGGAGGGATGCATCGGCTGCGGCAATTGCATGCGCAATTGTCCCTATGGCGTGATCCGCATGGAGGCAGCGCCCCCGCCGAAACCGGGGCTCTTGAGCTGGCTGCTTCTCGGGCGCGGCCCCGGCCCTGGTGAACCGTCGCCCAAATGGACCAAGGCGAACATGCCCGAGGGCAAGAAGCCGAAGAAGATCGCGGTCAAATGCGACATGTGCAAGGGACTCTCCGGGGGCCCCGCGTGCGTGCGGGCGTGCCCAACGGGCGCTGCAATCCGCGTGTCGCCCGAAGAATTTCTCTCGATCGCGCGGCTGGAAGAGGACGCTGGCTGA
- a CDS encoding D-2-hydroxyacid dehydrogenase, with the protein MSKTVTVLSGMIRPLVENQLPDWIEPRFFMSKQEAMELAPGAEIGWFDMYDKKDMAAAITAATRLKWLNSIYAGVDGMPLALLKERGVVVTNGAGINAITIAEYVVMGMLTVAKGYRDVVRAQDRREWLTDSPGKVELYGSKALLLGYGAIGRLVEERLKGFAVDVTVVRRSPGANSLSPDQWRARLGEFDWVILAVPATAETEGMVGAAELAAMKPSATLINIARGSVVDQDALVTALNEQQIASAFLDVTTPEPLPPDDPLWSLDNAHITMHLSGRAQDKMFARSAQRFLDNLDRWQRGEPVTPQVDLTLGY; encoded by the coding sequence ATGAGCAAAACCGTCACCGTCCTTTCAGGGATGATCCGCCCACTAGTCGAGAACCAGCTCCCCGACTGGATCGAGCCCCGCTTCTTCATGAGCAAGCAAGAGGCGATGGAGCTGGCTCCCGGAGCCGAAATCGGCTGGTTCGACATGTACGACAAGAAGGATATGGCGGCTGCCATTACCGCCGCGACGCGGCTCAAATGGCTCAATTCGATCTATGCGGGGGTCGACGGCATGCCGCTCGCTCTGCTCAAAGAGCGCGGAGTCGTCGTTACCAACGGCGCCGGCATCAACGCGATCACCATTGCCGAATATGTCGTGATGGGAATGCTGACAGTCGCCAAGGGCTATCGCGACGTCGTGCGCGCCCAGGACCGGCGCGAGTGGCTCACGGATTCGCCCGGCAAGGTCGAGCTATACGGCTCGAAAGCCCTGCTCCTCGGCTATGGCGCGATCGGCAGGCTCGTGGAGGAGCGGCTGAAAGGCTTTGCCGTCGATGTCACGGTCGTGCGCCGATCACCGGGCGCGAACAGCCTTTCGCCCGACCAGTGGCGTGCGCGGCTCGGCGAATTCGACTGGGTGATCCTCGCAGTGCCCGCGACGGCGGAAACAGAAGGCATGGTCGGCGCAGCCGAGCTCGCGGCGATGAAGCCGAGCGCGACGCTTATCAATATCGCACGCGGCAGCGTGGTCGATCAGGACGCGCTCGTCACCGCGCTCAACGAGCAGCAGATTGCCTCCGCCTTCCTCGACGTGACAACGCCCGAGCCCCTTCCCCCCGACGATCCGCTCTGGAGCCTCGACAATGCGCATATCACCATGCACCTGTCGGGCCGCGCGCAGGACAAGATGTTCGCCCGTTCTGCGCAGCGCTTTCTCGACAATCTCGATCGCTGGCAACGCGGCGAACCCGTCACCCCGCAGGTCGACCTGACGCTGGGCTATTAG
- a CDS encoding cytochrome c3 family protein: MSFILRRISTTKTGKQIIRDAALPGDTISLGRDSGNAIHVADLAVNPHHAMIASADGRTVRVTALEGLGFDLNGRTLDTADIDSAAGAELRFGGHRLTITREGEDIILLVERIDELSHSSKDVDEARAFSLAGTMPGKRVGAWAFAILVLLAFLVGPIWAWHSYRGVDERPQGYHADQAWLSGPLSSAHANLKKDCQACHVEPFVAVTDKACIGCHTGEHKAMSASHAGAPTAMLLAARAPPGLGGKLLEGFANAFNKPQGRCVGCHTEHEGAGPMAATPQAFCADCHTGMAARLAQRGFKAGVADASDFGTDHPDFRPVVRATPGASPVRAAAGTRVLDHDGLKFPHDLHLQTGGGVARMAASFRGQFGFGQKLECENCHRPEADGVRIAPVKMERDCAMCHSLAFETVGGVTRTLRHGEPDQVVADLYAYYRSTPPTRPLQLGGMARRRPGQYAEGQIYNIYFRETALRPSRAQDAVRAVFSKGGACYDCHTIFAPQAGNNWRVMAVHQTPRFLEKGWFDHAAHKETQCADCHTSATGSKEASDLLVPGLAQCRTCHVGGSGARLASAKVETATNSPCAMCHEYHGDGDKPWAPARQRRKNVTAITDGPPRGVYAVREITGLERRDLYDATWRAPVSSPGRGGG; encoded by the coding sequence ATGAGCTTCATCCTACGTCGCATCTCGACGACCAAGACGGGCAAGCAGATTATTCGCGATGCGGCGCTGCCCGGCGACACGATCTCGCTCGGACGCGACAGCGGCAATGCGATCCATGTCGCCGATCTTGCCGTCAATCCGCATCATGCAATGATCGCGAGCGCGGACGGGCGGACCGTTCGCGTCACGGCGCTCGAGGGACTTGGCTTCGACCTCAACGGACGGACGCTCGACACCGCGGATATCGACAGCGCTGCCGGGGCCGAACTGCGTTTCGGCGGGCACCGGCTCACCATCACGCGCGAGGGCGAGGATATCATCCTCCTCGTCGAGAGGATCGACGAACTGTCGCATTCCTCAAAGGACGTCGACGAGGCCCGGGCCTTCTCGCTTGCGGGCACGATGCCGGGCAAGCGCGTGGGCGCATGGGCCTTTGCCATATTGGTGCTCCTTGCCTTTCTGGTCGGACCGATTTGGGCGTGGCACAGCTACAGGGGCGTCGACGAGCGGCCTCAGGGCTATCACGCTGACCAGGCCTGGTTGTCGGGACCGCTGTCGAGCGCGCACGCAAATCTGAAGAAAGATTGCCAGGCCTGCCACGTCGAGCCCTTCGTCGCGGTCACCGACAAGGCGTGCATCGGCTGTCACACGGGCGAACACAAGGCGATGAGTGCCAGCCACGCCGGGGCGCCGACCGCGATGCTGCTCGCCGCGCGGGCGCCGCCGGGGCTGGGCGGGAAGCTTCTCGAAGGCTTCGCAAACGCCTTCAACAAGCCGCAAGGGCGCTGCGTCGGCTGTCATACCGAACATGAGGGCGCGGGACCGATGGCTGCGACGCCGCAGGCATTCTGCGCCGATTGCCATACGGGCATGGCGGCGCGGCTCGCACAAAGAGGGTTCAAGGCCGGTGTCGCCGACGCTTCGGATTTCGGCACCGATCACCCTGATTTTCGCCCGGTCGTCCGGGCTACCCCTGGCGCAAGTCCGGTGCGCGCCGCGGCGGGGACGCGGGTGCTCGATCATGACGGCCTCAAGTTTCCCCACGACCTCCATCTTCAGACGGGGGGCGGCGTTGCGCGCATGGCAGCAAGCTTTCGGGGCCAATTCGGGTTCGGGCAGAAGCTCGAATGCGAAAACTGCCACCGCCCCGAAGCCGACGGTGTGCGTATCGCGCCGGTGAAGATGGAGCGCGACTGCGCGATGTGCCACAGCCTGGCGTTCGAGACCGTTGGCGGCGTGACCCGCACCCTCCGCCACGGCGAGCCCGATCAGGTGGTCGCGGATCTTTACGCCTATTACCGCTCGACCCCGCCGACGCGGCCGCTTCAGCTCGGCGGCATGGCGCGGCGACGCCCCGGGCAATATGCCGAGGGACAGATCTACAATATATATTTCCGCGAGACGGCGCTGAGACCCAGCCGGGCGCAGGATGCGGTGCGCGCGGTCTTCTCGAAAGGCGGCGCCTGCTATGACTGCCACACCATTTTCGCGCCGCAGGCGGGGAATAACTGGCGGGTGATGGCGGTGCACCAGACGCCGCGCTTCCTCGAGAAGGGCTGGTTCGATCATGCCGCGCACAAGGAAACCCAATGCGCCGACTGCCACACGAGCGCAACGGGGTCGAAAGAGGCGAGCGACCTTCTCGTGCCCGGGCTTGCGCAGTGCCGTACCTGCCATGTCGGTGGCAGCGGCGCGCGGCTCGCCAGCGCGAAGGTCGAGACCGCGACCAACTCGCCCTGCGCCATGTGTCACGAATATCATGGCGACGGCGACAAGCCGTGGGCACCGGCGCGGCAGCGCCGCAAGAATGTGACCGCCATCACAGATGGGCCGCCGCGCGGCGTATACGCTGTGCGCGAGATCACAGGGTTGGAACGGCGAGACCTTTACGATGCGACATGGCGCGCCCCGGTATCGAGTCCGGGACGAGGGGGTGGATAA
- a CDS encoding DUF1244 domain-containing protein yields MSCSEDQPLAPDALDDLDDAVAATAFRRLVRLLRHRHDAANIELMSLAGFCRNCLGDWIAEAGGMNKEAGRTIIHGMPTAEWKARYHVPATAEQLARMEESMAKNPGPR; encoded by the coding sequence ATGTCCTGCAGCGAAGACCAACCCCTTGCTCCCGATGCACTCGACGATCTCGATGACGCGGTTGCGGCCACCGCCTTTCGCCGGCTGGTGAGGCTGCTGCGTCATCGCCACGATGCGGCCAACATCGAGCTCATGAGTCTTGCCGGCTTCTGCCGCAACTGCCTTGGCGACTGGATCGCCGAGGCGGGTGGCATGAACAAGGAGGCCGGGCGGACGATCATTCACGGCATGCCGACCGCCGAATGGAAAGCGCGCTATCACGTCCCTGCAACCGCGGAGCAGCTCGCGCGGATGGAAGAAAGCATGGCCAAGAATCCCGGACCTCGCTAG
- a CDS encoding phosphodiesterase — MLIAQITDIHIGFDPDNPAEYNRKRLDEVLDVLMEGPNRPDLLLATGDITDRGDPASYRRLATAFSRCPFPVWPSVGNHDLRDNFRDHFPGFDDGNGFIQYSVELPELRLVTIDTLEEGRHGGAFCDTRAAWLDAELAKNADKPSYIVMHHPPVECGIEWMNTHSDEPWVHRFTAVVRRHPQVRGLICGHLHRSVTVAWEGRTVAICSSIAPQVSLDLRPIDEDHPDERPMIVAEDPAYALHHWNGRELVSFYDHAGAHTMLAKYDERLQPLVRELKAERPA, encoded by the coding sequence ATGCTGATCGCCCAGATCACCGATATCCATATCGGTTTCGATCCGGACAATCCGGCCGAATATAACCGCAAGCGCCTCGACGAGGTGCTCGACGTGTTGATGGAAGGGCCGAACCGTCCCGACCTGCTGCTCGCCACCGGCGATATCACCGACCGCGGAGATCCTGCGAGCTACCGCCGGCTCGCGACCGCCTTTTCGCGCTGCCCCTTTCCGGTGTGGCCGAGCGTCGGCAATCACGATCTACGCGATAATTTTCGCGATCATTTTCCCGGTTTTGACGACGGGAATGGATTTATCCAGTACAGCGTCGAACTTCCCGAATTGCGGCTGGTGACGATCGACACGCTCGAGGAGGGGCGCCACGGCGGCGCCTTCTGCGACACGCGCGCGGCGTGGCTCGATGCGGAGCTTGCAAAAAATGCGGACAAGCCGAGCTACATCGTGATGCATCACCCCCCGGTCGAATGCGGCATCGAATGGATGAATACCCACAGCGACGAACCCTGGGTTCATCGCTTTACCGCGGTGGTGCGGCGGCACCCGCAAGTGCGCGGACTGATCTGCGGCCACCTTCATCGCAGCGTCACCGTTGCGTGGGAAGGTCGCACCGTTGCCATCTGCTCGTCGATTGCGCCGCAAGTATCGCTCGACCTCCGACCGATCGATGAGGACCACCCCGACGAGCGCCCCATGATTGTTGCGGAAGATCCCGCCTACGCGCTTCATCACTGGAACGGCCGCGAGCTCGTCAGCTTCTATGACCATGCCGGCGCGCACACCATGCTCGCCAAATATGACGAGCGGTTGCAGCCGCTGGTGCGCGAACTGAAGGCGGAACGACCCGCCTAA
- the cysS gene encoding cysteine--tRNA ligase, with product MTKTPPPAPLRLYNSLTRQLEDFEPVHAGEARVYSCGPTVYNYPHIGNMRAYVFADTLGRTLSFKGYKLTHVINITDVGHLTDDADAGEDKLEKAAAERAQSIWDIARHYTEAYWADVKALNIRQPAHWSIATDYVPAMIEFAKAIADKHCYELESGLYFDTTTVAGYGRLARHSTDEGESRIDPVDGKRHPADFAIWRKTPPGEKRQMEWDSPWGRGAPGWHLECSVMSEALLGFPFDIHTGGIDHREIHHPNEIAQNQAHSCSNDSGARLWMHNNFLVDRSGKMSKSSGEFLRVQLLIDKGYHPLAYRLMCLQAHYRSELEFSWEGLSAALTRLRRLVMAAANAREAETAPVTDRRLADLLARFDAAMSDDLNTPVALTLIEEAAALKKIDAGQKRAVLEAMDSVLGLDILALSRADLRIRPKVAAITETEIEAALMRRKEARAAKDFEASDALRDELVAAGVEVMDGDPLGWDWRLEN from the coding sequence ATGACCAAGACCCCTCCCCCCGCGCCGCTGCGGCTGTACAACAGCCTCACGCGCCAACTGGAAGACTTTGAGCCCGTCCATGCAGGCGAGGCGCGGGTCTATTCATGCGGGCCGACGGTCTACAATTATCCGCACATTGGAAACATGCGGGCCTATGTCTTTGCGGATACGCTGGGGCGCACGCTTTCATTCAAGGGCTACAAGCTCACCCACGTCATCAACATAACCGACGTCGGCCATCTCACCGACGATGCCGACGCAGGCGAGGACAAGCTTGAAAAGGCGGCAGCCGAGCGGGCCCAGTCGATCTGGGACATCGCGCGTCACTATACCGAAGCCTATTGGGCTGACGTGAAGGCGCTCAATATCCGCCAGCCTGCCCATTGGTCGATCGCAACCGACTATGTCCCCGCAATGATCGAGTTCGCCAAGGCGATCGCGGACAAGCATTGCTACGAGCTTGAGAGCGGACTTTATTTCGATACGACGACCGTCGCGGGCTATGGCCGCCTCGCGCGCCACAGCACCGATGAGGGCGAAAGCCGCATCGATCCTGTCGATGGCAAACGCCACCCCGCGGACTTTGCGATCTGGCGCAAGACCCCACCAGGCGAAAAGCGTCAGATGGAGTGGGATTCGCCCTGGGGCCGCGGCGCACCAGGCTGGCACCTCGAATGCTCGGTCATGTCGGAGGCACTGCTCGGCTTTCCCTTCGACATCCATACCGGCGGCATTGACCACCGCGAGATCCATCACCCCAACGAGATAGCGCAGAACCAGGCACACAGCTGCTCGAACGACAGCGGCGCGCGCCTGTGGATGCACAATAATTTCCTCGTTGACCGAAGCGGCAAGATGTCGAAGTCGAGCGGCGAATTTCTCCGCGTTCAGCTGCTGATCGACAAGGGCTACCACCCCCTCGCTTACCGCCTGATGTGCCTGCAGGCGCATTATCGCAGCGAACTGGAATTCTCATGGGAGGGGCTCAGCGCGGCACTGACGCGGCTGAGGCGTCTGGTGATGGCGGCGGCAAATGCGCGCGAGGCCGAAACAGCGCCGGTGACCGACCGCCGTCTCGCCGACCTGCTCGCGCGCTTTGATGCGGCGATGTCAGACGATCTCAATACGCCGGTCGCGCTGACTTTGATCGAGGAGGCGGCGGCATTGAAGAAAATCGACGCCGGGCAGAAGCGCGCGGTGCTTGAGGCGATGGATAGCGTGCTTGGCCTCGACATCCTGGCGCTCTCGCGCGCTGATCTGCGCATCCGCCCCAAGGTCGCGGCGATCACCGAGACCGAAATCGAGGCTGCCCTCATGCGACGCAAGGAGGCACGCGCCGCGAAGGATTTCGAAGCCTCCGACGCCCTGCGCGATGAGCTTGTCGCCGCCGGAGTCGAGGTGATGGACGGCGACCCCCTGGGCTGGGACTGGCGGCTGGAAAATTAA
- the pyk gene encoding pyruvate kinase, whose amino-acid sequence MVHSFTPRQRKVRILATLGPASANPDMISALHRAGADAFRVNMSHGDHDGHAKVIAAIRALEKETGRPTTILVDLQGPKLRVGTFRQGPAELTKGQSFVLDADKAPGDAARVHLPHPELFAALEPGTRLLVDDGKLVLRVQSVTPDRIETLVEVGGRISDRKGVNVPDVVVPLAALTEKDRRDLAFALDQHVDWIALSFVQRPEDVAEARRLIGGKAALLVKFEKPSGVQRLEEILELADAAMVARGDLGVELPPEAVPPLQKRIVAAARRMGKPVVVATQMLESMIVSPTPTRAEVSDVATAVYDGADAIMLSAETAAGAWPVEAVTMMDSIARSVEGDPDYYRRLHFTETFPDATTADALAEAAGSIIGTIGADAIICFTASGSTARRVARERPGAPLLVLTPKREAARRMGLLWGAHAVPTKDIGSFEEMIAKGKRMALRHGIGKSGSKLVMMAGVPFGTPGSTNVLHVATLTGDELRGYG is encoded by the coding sequence GTGGTCCACAGTTTCACCCCCCGCCAGCGCAAGGTGCGCATCCTGGCGACCCTTGGTCCTGCGAGCGCTAATCCCGACATGATTTCGGCGCTTCACCGGGCAGGCGCCGACGCTTTTCGCGTCAACATGAGCCACGGCGATCATGACGGCCACGCCAAGGTGATCGCCGCGATCCGCGCGCTCGAAAAGGAAACCGGCCGACCGACGACAATCCTGGTCGACCTGCAAGGACCGAAGCTGCGGGTCGGCACCTTTCGGCAGGGCCCCGCCGAACTGACGAAGGGCCAGAGCTTCGTCCTGGATGCGGACAAGGCGCCGGGCGACGCAGCGCGCGTCCACCTGCCGCATCCGGAGCTTTTTGCGGCGCTTGAACCGGGGACGCGGCTCCTCGTCGACGATGGCAAACTGGTGCTGCGCGTGCAAAGCGTGACCCCGGACCGGATCGAGACGCTTGTCGAGGTGGGCGGGCGGATCTCGGACCGAAAGGGGGTCAACGTCCCCGACGTGGTGGTGCCGCTCGCCGCACTGACCGAAAAGGATCGCAGGGACCTCGCCTTCGCGCTCGACCAGCATGTCGACTGGATCGCGCTTTCTTTCGTTCAGCGCCCCGAGGATGTCGCCGAGGCGCGGCGGCTGATCGGCGGCAAGGCGGCGTTGCTTGTGAAGTTCGAGAAGCCTTCGGGCGTGCAACGGCTTGAGGAGATACTGGAGCTTGCCGACGCCGCCATGGTCGCGCGCGGTGACCTTGGCGTTGAACTTCCGCCCGAGGCGGTTCCGCCGCTCCAGAAGCGTATCGTCGCGGCCGCCCGCCGGATGGGCAAGCCGGTCGTCGTCGCCACGCAAATGCTCGAATCGATGATCGTCTCACCGACTCCGACGCGCGCCGAGGTCTCGGACGTCGCGACTGCCGTGTATGACGGCGCCGATGCGATCATGCTCTCGGCCGAGACCGCGGCAGGGGCCTGGCCGGTCGAGGCGGTGACGATGATGGATTCGATTGCCCGGTCGGTGGAAGGCGACCCGGACTATTACCGCCGTCTCCATTTCACCGAGACCTTCCCCGACGCGACCACCGCCGACGCGCTGGCCGAGGCGGCGGGGAGCATCATCGGGACGATCGGTGCCGATGCCATCATCTGCTTCACCGCATCGGGCTCGACCGCCCGGCGCGTCGCGCGCGAGCGGCCAGGAGCGCCGCTGCTGGTGCTCACGCCGAAACGCGAGGCGGCGCGGCGAATGGGGCTGCTCTGGGGTGCACATGCGGTTCCCACCAAGGACATCGGAAGCTTCGAGGAAATGATCGCCAAAGGCAAACGCATGGCTTTGCGACACGGCATCGGGAAATCGGGCTCGAAGCTGGTCATGATGGCCGGTGTTCCCTTCGGGACGCCGGGATCGACCAACGTGCTGCATGTCGCGACGCTGACCGGCGATGAATTGAGAGGCTATGGATGA